GCTTTTAGCTATGATTTAAACTGTATGGAAACTATAAAAAAATTGTTGCAGGTTTAATGAATTTAAGAACTGCAACAATCTTGATTTGCTTTTAAGCGATATTATTTGGGAATAAATCTTTCCGAAAAATATCTTGAAAAACAGAATTAACTGCCGTTTTCAAGATATTGGCATCGGTTCGGCAGTTTGGCAAAGATGATTAGCTCTTTTGGCTAAGTTGCTTGTTTGGAATTTTCAGTTTTTCCTCTATGTAAAGCAAAATTTGATTATGCAGTAAAAGCTAAATCTTGTGCTTATTCTTTTAAGATACAAAGATTTTTTCGAAAAATCCCTTGCCTTATCACTAACTAATTATGTTAGCGATAAGGCAAAATGCTGTTTACTGCTTAGTTATTGTTGGGAACAGCTTGAGCCGTAACTTCGCCTTCTATGTAAATCATGGTTACTGCCGGTTCTGTGTTTGCAGTGATAGTAACTGCTTTTTTCTGGGGTCCCATTTTTCCTGCGGTGTTAAATGCTACTTGAATTTCGCCGCTATTGCCGGGTTTAATTGGGTCTCTGCTCCAACTGGGGGTTGTGCAACCGCAACTTGCTTGAACATTAGATAGAATTAAATCCGACTTTCCGGTGTTTGTAAACTTAAAGGTGTATTTTACAACTTCTCCCTGTGTGGCCTTCCCAAAGTTATAGGTGTTTTGTGCAAAAACAATGGCAGGCGATTTAGATTGGGCGGTTTCGGTAGCCGGTTTGGGCTGGAGTTCCATATTTTCAGCCGGAGTAGTTACCGGTGCTTCTACCGAACTCTCGGTAGGGGCTTTCTCTTTCTTCTTTTTCTGTCCATAACCGAGAAACGAAACAAATAAGAATACAGCCAGAAAAGCTATTTTAGTTAAAGATGAGTACATATTCTTTTTAAAAAAATTGAACGCGAATATACTAATTTTTATCTGAAAAAATAATGTTATCTGAAATAAAAAATAATGCTATGGCACTAAATACATATTCGGTAGCAATAGCGTCCTAAATAAATTTTAAGCCAATCAAATTT
The Bacteroidia bacterium DNA segment above includes these coding regions:
- a CDS encoding DUF1573 domain-containing protein; the encoded protein is MYSSLTKIAFLAVFLFVSFLGYGQKKKKEKAPTESSVEAPVTTPAENMELQPKPATETAQSKSPAIVFAQNTYNFGKATQGEVVKYTFKFTNTGKSDLILSNVQASCGCTTPSWSRDPIKPGNSGEIQVAFNTAGKMGPQKKAVTITANTEPAVTMIYIEGEVTAQAVPNNN